In Raphanus sativus cultivar WK10039 chromosome 5, ASM80110v3, whole genome shotgun sequence, the following proteins share a genomic window:
- the LOC108836486 gene encoding leucine-rich repeat extensin-like protein 1 encodes MLIPPLRLVFFLLLLSSIFLLQIKADERNESGLGDHIKVDPKLKFENPKLREAYIALQSWKQTIFSDPFNFTANWNGSDVCSYNGIYCAPSPNSYPKTSVVAGIDLNHADMAGYLPAELGLLSDLALFHLNSNRFCGEVPLTFNRMKLLHELDLSNNRLVGKFPNVVLSLPSLKFLDLRFNEFEGKIPSKLFDRKLDAIFLNHNRFRFGIPDNMGNSPVSALVLADNDLGGCIPGSIVQMGKTLNELILSNDNLTGCLPPQIGNLKNVTVFDISSNTLRGVLPSSIGNMKSLEELHVANNGFSGLIPPSICQLPNLENFTYASNFFTGRAPICAALSVTEAIVNGSMNCIAGMDRQRSAEECLSLLARPVDCSKFGCFNIFSPPPPTFKMSPAFRMLPPPIYVYISPPPPSSKMSPTVRAYPPPPPPYVYSSPPPPPTPSQPPPIVYYAPMTQSPPPTSPVYYPSETQSPPPPSPVYYPWETPSPPPPTPVYYPWETPSPPPPTEYYYSPSQSPPPSKGCKDGNPPQASPSYERAPENSYTTPPPSSYPDTSLPPFPSVSYASPPYY; translated from the coding sequence ATGCTGATCCCTCCTCTTcgtcttgtcttcttcctcctcttgctCTCCTCCATTTTTTTACTACAGATCAAAGCAGATGAGCGCAACGAAAGCGGCTTGGGAGATCATATCAAAGTAGACCCAAAACTCAAGTTTGAAAACCCGAAGCTACGTGAAGCCTACATTGCTCTCCAATCATGGAAACAAACAATCTTCTCTGACCCTTTCAACTTCACAGCCAACTGGAACGGCTCAGATGTTTGCTCCTACAATGGAATCTACTGTGCTCCTTCTCCAAACTCATACCCTAAAACCAGTGTCGTTGCGGGCATTGACCTCAACCACGCCGACATGGCTGGTTACTTGCCTGCCGAGCTTGGTCTCCTTTCTGATCTCGCCCTCTTCCACCTTAACTCGAACCGTTTCTGCGGTGAAGTTCCTCTGACATTTAACCGCATGAAGCTTCTCCACGAGCTTGATCTTAGCAACAACAGGCTGGTTGGGAAGTTCCCTAACGTTGTCCTCTCTTTGCCTTCTCTCAAGTTCTTGGATCTCCGCTTCAACGAGTTCGAAGGCAAGATCCCTTCAAAGCTCTTCGACAGAAAGCTCGACGCTATTTTCTTGAACCATAACAGGTTTCGGTTCGGTATTCCCGACAACATGGGGAACTCCCCTGTTTCTGCTCTGGTTCTCGCAGACAACGATCTTGGCGGATGCATACCGGGAAGTATCGTTCAAATGGGGAAGACACTCAACGAGCTTATCCTCTCCAACGATAACTTAACCGGTTGCTTACCTCCTCAGATAGGAAACCTCAAGAACGTGACGGTTTTCGACATCAGTTCAAACACTCTACGTGGTGTGTTACCGTCTAGCATTGGCAACATGAAGAGCTTAGAAGAGCTTCATGTGGCTAACAATGGCTTCTCAGGACTTATTCCTCCAAGTATCTGCCAGCTTCCTAACCTTGAGAACTTCACTTACGCTTCCAACTTCTTCACCGGCCGTGCTCCTATATGCGCAGCTTTGTCTGTAACCGAGGCCATTGTGAACGGCTCTATGAACTGTATTGCTGGTATGGATCGTCAGAGATCGGCTGAAGAGTGTTTATCTCTGCTCGCTCGTCCTGTTGATTGCAGTAAGTTTGGTTGTTTTAACATCTTCTCTCCACCTCCGCCGACGTTCAAGATGTCGCCTGCTTTTCGGATGCTTCCTCCGCCAATTTATGTTTACATTTCGCCTCCACCACCGTCGTCCAAGATGTCGCCTACCGTTCGAGCTTACCCTCCGCCTCCACCACCTTATGTATACTCATCTCCTCCACCTCCGCCTACTCCAAGTCAACCACCGCCTATTGTATACTACGCACCCATGACACAAAGTCCACCACCAACATCACCCGTATACTATCCATCGGAAACACAAagtccaccaccaccatcaccaGTTTACTATCCGTGGGAAACACCAAGTCCTCCACCACCAACACCGGTTTACTATCCATGGGAAACACCAAGTCCTCCACCACCAACTGAGTATTACTATTCACCAAGCCAGTCTCCGCCGCCATCAAAGGGATGTAAGGACGGCAATCCTCCACAAGCATCACCAAGTTATGAACGAGCTCCTGAAAATTCTTACACAACACCACCGCCTTCTTCCTACCCCGACACGTCTCTTCCACCGTTTCCAAGTGTCTCATATGCCTCCCCTCCTTACTACTAG